One Rhodohalobacter sp. SW132 DNA segment encodes these proteins:
- a CDS encoding STAS domain-containing protein, translated as MKNFNISHRNENDCIVLDLQGELDAHTASELEKAFQDLIARDQIHIIVNFRELEYIASAGLGVFMAYIEDVRKDGGDIKLTNMNDKVFNVFDLLGFPALYDIFEDESEAIQRFSNS; from the coding sequence ATGAAAAATTTCAATATCAGTCACAGAAATGAAAATGACTGCATCGTGTTAGATCTGCAGGGTGAACTGGATGCCCATACTGCTTCTGAGCTGGAAAAGGCATTTCAGGATCTGATAGCCCGCGACCAGATCCACATTATCGTGAACTTTCGTGAACTCGAATATATAGCCAGCGCCGGACTTGGAGTTTTTATGGCATATATTGAAGATGTCAGAAAAGATGGCGGAGACATTAAGCTCACAAATATGAATGATAAGGTGTTCAATGTTTTTGACCTGCTGGGCTTTCCGGCGCTTTACGACATTTTTGAGGATGAGTCTGAAGCAATTCAACGGTTTTCTAACTCTTAA
- a CDS encoding SPOR domain-containing protein has product MKNFALYTFTILFSIALLQACGEDEPEVAERDQQAIEDSLQQAYQEEMEQMRRDSIEQARADSIAAAEEQRRVDFSDDGDFVVQVEAWRSENKAQQQAERWKDRGYERAFVVTYGNSDTGDLWYRVRIGRFETRDMAERFKNMISEDYGAQSWVSRIDQNVEQGAMQGN; this is encoded by the coding sequence ATGAAAAACTTTGCACTGTATACATTCACAATACTTTTCAGCATTGCACTTTTGCAGGCGTGCGGGGAAGATGAGCCGGAAGTTGCAGAAAGAGACCAGCAAGCCATTGAAGATTCTTTGCAGCAGGCATACCAGGAAGAGATGGAACAGATGCGCCGCGATAGTATTGAACAAGCCAGGGCTGACAGCATTGCTGCGGCTGAAGAGCAGCGGCGTGTCGATTTTTCGGATGATGGAGACTTTGTGGTGCAGGTTGAAGCGTGGAGATCAGAGAATAAAGCACAGCAACAGGCAGAACGCTGGAAGGATAGAGGCTACGAACGGGCATTTGTTGTAACGTATGGAAATAGCGATACCGGAGATCTTTGGTACAGAGTACGGATTGGCAGATTTGAAACCCGGGATATGGCTGAGCGCTTTAAAAACATGATTTCTGAGGACTATGGGGCGCAATCCTGGGTCAGCCGGATCGATCAAAATGTTGAACAGGGCGCTATGCAGGGGAATTAA
- a CDS encoding ATP-binding protein: MSTISTYQKSIVASTKNLAEARNFVADHAGNHGFTKQQIADIRLVVDEAITNIIKHAYRGDDKKSIDIEISFEKDMICIQIQDTGKSFKMNRYSEPDIERKIKEKKRGGMGLYLIHSLMDEVSYSNKNGTNEMIMCKYRS; encoded by the coding sequence TTGAGCACAATTTCTACATATCAAAAATCAATCGTCGCATCTACGAAAAACCTGGCGGAAGCCCGGAATTTTGTTGCTGACCATGCCGGTAATCACGGATTTACTAAGCAGCAGATCGCAGATATTCGGCTGGTGGTTGATGAAGCGATCACGAATATTATTAAACACGCTTACAGAGGCGATGATAAAAAGAGTATTGATATCGAAATCTCTTTTGAAAAAGATATGATCTGTATTCAAATACAGGATACGGGTAAATCTTTTAAAATGAACAGGTATAGCGAACCGGATATAGAACGGAAAATTAAAGAGAAAAAAAGAGGGGGGATGGGGCTCTACCTGATCCACTCCCTGATGGACGAAGTGTCGTACAGTAACAAAAACGGCACCAACGAAATGATAATGTGTAAATACCGATCCTGA
- a CDS encoding efflux RND transporter permease subunit, whose product MKLTELTIKNRTVILVLTAILVVAGAYSYSAIPKESNPSVEIPIFIVNTVYPGISPSDMESLVTQPIERELQGITGVKEIVSTTTESFSSVVVEFELDVSIDVASQRVRERVDLARNEIPPEAEEPFIVEIDLDDFPIMTVNLAADYPLSRLTEFADRMKDDIEAASSIREVEMIGELEREVQVNVDLNSLNGYGLGFGQLINAIQGQNLTIPGGTVDVDKFSYLVRVSGEFERPEEIENLVVARPMGEGPQGPGLVYMRDVAEVMFGFKDRESYARLRAYKIDENGRTVDLDDSEVQDNQVISLNIKKRPGVNILQSVEEVMEIVEATALPPGTSVIITGDQSEDVLSLISDLENSIISGMLFIVLVLVFFLGLRNALLVATAVPLSIFVGFIVLYSFGYSVNFIILFSLIIALGLLVDNSVVVVENIYRYREMGYSRFEAAKLATDEVGYALIAATSTLVAAFLPMTFWPGIIGQFMGYLPTTLIIVLLCSLFVALVIYPILTAYLVRLDNEEKKEPSVFVKGIGLAGIIFLAVAIGMANFTTLMVSILVIIFFFVTYRYLIKPAARVFNDRLFPRSVKHYKVLLRTLLKRDYSVRYAFLRNTLALGSFTLAALFGVLGGVVGLFSPASSILLILAGIFGVIGLLLIIFHLFEAIFRGRLISVFSGIALALFIAVILFFVSLGTEVTSTEWVVLMMLPAVLIIFGLLGLIRKTDRPIMLTDNRALLLNSTMGILISIFALFAVIPSGVEFFPETDPSPIIVELEGPIGMNVEASNVIAEDVQQRIYRLIDEDPNVKANIENIQTNVGVAGDPFFGGGAQSPELSRLTINLVDFGDRAEPSALTLTKIRDVVRDIPDIIVNVDGEQQGPPTGPPVNIEVSGPDFDEITRITREVTEILNEASVTGTVPGLVDIRNNVSGGFPEYRVLVDYERASRLGLNMSDIAQTIRIANNGLEASEWRDGEDEYDIVVRLRPEDRQNLESLRDLNIRTADGGSVPLVSVADFVEGTGLGSITRLNLERTATIEGRAMPGFSGPEVLADTQELLAEYRDGLPEGYSMSYTGESEDQEEAFGFLTTALLVASALIFLVMLAKFNNVVSPLIIITAVGLSLIGVLLGLILTRTPFGLMTFIGIISLAGIVCVNNIVLLDYVKQLTDQGINKLSAIIEAGTIRFRPVLLTALTTILGLVPLTFGINIDFVGLFTSFEPNFQLGSESTAFWGPMGIAIISGLTFATFLTLVVVPVLYSAFDSVSGRIKTLTE is encoded by the coding sequence ATGAAATTAACTGAACTAACCATTAAAAATCGCACGGTAATCCTCGTGCTAACCGCTATCCTGGTCGTTGCCGGAGCTTATAGCTACAGCGCAATACCAAAGGAATCGAACCCGTCTGTTGAAATTCCGATTTTTATCGTAAATACCGTGTACCCCGGCATTTCTCCATCTGACATGGAATCGCTCGTCACTCAACCGATTGAACGTGAACTGCAGGGTATCACAGGAGTGAAAGAGATCGTATCCACCACCACTGAAAGTTTCAGCAGTGTGGTTGTTGAGTTTGAACTTGATGTCTCGATCGACGTAGCCAGTCAGCGTGTTCGCGAACGTGTAGATCTCGCCAGAAATGAGATCCCCCCCGAGGCTGAGGAACCGTTTATCGTGGAAATCGACCTGGATGATTTTCCAATTATGACGGTAAACCTGGCCGCAGATTATCCATTATCGCGCCTTACGGAGTTTGCCGATCGAATGAAAGATGACATCGAGGCTGCATCAAGTATCCGGGAAGTGGAAATGATTGGAGAACTGGAGCGGGAAGTTCAGGTGAATGTTGATCTGAACTCCCTCAACGGCTACGGTCTCGGTTTTGGTCAGCTTATAAATGCCATCCAGGGGCAAAATCTAACCATCCCTGGAGGAACAGTAGATGTGGATAAGTTCAGCTACCTGGTTAGAGTTAGCGGAGAATTTGAACGACCCGAAGAGATTGAAAATCTGGTGGTAGCCCGGCCGATGGGTGAAGGCCCCCAGGGCCCCGGCCTTGTTTACATGCGGGATGTAGCTGAAGTGATGTTCGGGTTTAAAGACCGGGAGAGTTATGCCAGGCTTCGCGCATATAAAATAGATGAAAATGGAAGAACCGTTGACCTTGATGATTCAGAAGTACAGGATAACCAGGTTATCAGCCTGAACATCAAAAAACGTCCCGGTGTAAACATTTTGCAATCTGTGGAGGAGGTGATGGAGATCGTTGAAGCCACCGCACTTCCGCCGGGAACATCAGTGATCATTACCGGAGATCAAAGTGAAGATGTACTATCACTTATTTCCGACCTGGAGAACAGTATCATCAGCGGAATGCTGTTCATTGTGCTGGTACTTGTCTTTTTCCTTGGACTAAGAAACGCATTGCTGGTTGCTACCGCAGTACCCCTTTCCATCTTTGTGGGTTTTATCGTTCTTTACAGCTTTGGTTACTCTGTGAACTTCATCATACTGTTCAGCTTAATCATCGCGCTCGGTCTTCTCGTGGACAACTCTGTAGTAGTTGTTGAGAACATTTATCGCTACAGGGAGATGGGCTACTCACGTTTTGAAGCCGCTAAACTGGCTACGGATGAAGTGGGATATGCACTGATTGCAGCAACTTCAACACTGGTAGCTGCTTTTCTGCCGATGACTTTCTGGCCCGGAATTATCGGACAATTCATGGGATACCTCCCTACCACACTTATCATCGTACTGCTGTGCTCCTTGTTTGTGGCGTTAGTGATTTACCCTATTCTAACAGCTTATCTTGTACGCCTGGACAATGAAGAGAAGAAAGAGCCTTCCGTTTTCGTGAAGGGAATCGGCCTTGCTGGGATCATCTTCCTGGCGGTTGCCATTGGAATGGCCAATTTCACCACACTCATGGTATCTATTCTCGTCATCATCTTTTTCTTCGTTACTTACCGGTACCTGATCAAACCGGCAGCCCGGGTTTTCAACGACCGTCTGTTTCCAAGGTCCGTCAAACACTATAAAGTGTTGCTGAGAACACTGCTAAAGCGTGATTATAGTGTGCGATACGCTTTTTTACGCAACACACTGGCATTAGGAAGCTTTACTCTTGCAGCACTTTTTGGCGTACTCGGTGGAGTGGTCGGGCTTTTCTCACCGGCATCATCTATTCTGTTAATACTTGCAGGGATTTTCGGAGTCATTGGGTTACTGCTGATTATCTTCCACCTGTTTGAAGCGATCTTCAGAGGCCGACTGATCTCGGTATTTTCAGGAATTGCACTCGCCTTATTCATCGCGGTGATTCTCTTTTTCGTTTCGCTCGGCACAGAAGTCACATCCACAGAATGGGTTGTCTTAATGATGCTGCCTGCCGTGCTAATTATTTTCGGGCTTCTGGGACTCATCAGAAAAACCGATCGCCCGATTATGCTTACCGATAACCGCGCGCTGCTTCTGAATTCAACCATGGGTATTCTGATCTCCATTTTCGCCCTTTTTGCCGTGATTCCAAGTGGTGTGGAGTTCTTCCCGGAAACAGATCCAAGCCCGATTATTGTTGAGCTCGAAGGGCCAATCGGGATGAATGTTGAGGCCAGCAACGTAATTGCCGAAGATGTTCAGCAGCGAATTTACCGCCTGATTGATGAAGATCCGAACGTTAAAGCAAACATCGAGAACATTCAAACGAACGTTGGTGTCGCCGGGGATCCATTCTTTGGCGGCGGTGCACAGAGCCCGGAATTGTCAAGGCTCACCATCAATCTGGTGGATTTTGGCGATCGGGCTGAACCATCCGCACTTACACTCACAAAAATTCGTGATGTGGTTCGGGATATTCCTGATATCATCGTAAATGTTGATGGCGAGCAGCAGGGTCCCCCAACCGGCCCCCCTGTGAATATCGAAGTTTCAGGGCCCGATTTTGACGAAATCACCCGCATTACCCGCGAAGTTACAGAAATATTAAATGAGGCCTCCGTAACCGGAACTGTGCCTGGTTTGGTAGATATTCGCAATAATGTAAGCGGCGGATTTCCGGAATATCGTGTTCTGGTTGATTATGAAAGAGCAAGCCGGCTGGGCCTGAATATGTCCGATATCGCTCAAACTATTCGAATTGCCAATAACGGGCTCGAAGCAAGTGAATGGCGGGATGGTGAAGATGAATACGATATCGTTGTGCGCCTGCGCCCTGAAGATCGTCAGAACCTGGAGAGTCTCCGTGATCTGAATATTCGTACTGCAGATGGCGGTAGTGTGCCTCTGGTTTCCGTCGCTGACTTTGTTGAAGGTACAGGTCTCGGCTCCATTACCCGGTTGAACCTGGAAAGAACAGCTACGATCGAAGGCCGCGCGATGCCCGGATTCAGCGGCCCCGAAGTATTGGCTGATACACAGGAACTGCTTGCAGAATACCGGGATGGGCTTCCGGAAGGGTACTCGATGAGTTATACAGGTGAGAGCGAAGACCAGGAGGAAGCTTTCGGGTTTTTGACTACCGCGCTTCTTGTCGCCTCAGCCCTGATCTTTCTCGTAATGCTCGCAAAATTTAATAATGTTGTTTCACCGCTGATTATCATTACAGCTGTAGGTCTCAGCCTTATTGGGGTTCTGCTCGGTTTGATCCTGACCCGAACACCATTCGGATTGATGACCTTCATCGGCATCATCTCACTGGCGGGTATTGTTTGTGTAAATAACATTGTGCTGCTCGATTATGTGAAACAGCTCACCGATCAGGGTATCAATAAACTGAGTGCAATCATTGAAGCTGGAACCATACGTTTCAGGCCGGTGCTTCTGACCGCCTTAACCACAATTCTCGGCCTTGTACCGCTAACATTTGGTATAAATATCGATTTTGTTGGCCTTTTTACCAGTTTCGAACCTAATTTTCAGCTTGGATCTGAAAGTACAGCATTCTGGGGCCCAATGGGAATTGCCATTATCAGCGGTCTCACATTTGCTACTTTCTTAACGCTTGTTGTAGTTCCGGTTCTTTATTCAGCATTCGATTCGGTATCGGGCCGAATTAAAACTCTGACTGAGTGA
- a CDS encoding transglycosylase SLT domain-containing protein, which translates to MIQCYKKRSLRRSVGECLTIFLFAAMISCSTAEEQDQIAVSEAEETFPQTIMEPVERDFADIKQRGTFRMITYYSSNTYFLNQGIEVGFEYELIREFTRENDLALEVVIVGADENPFELLNSGAGDVIAANYTITPERRELAQFTRPYNLVNQLLVFSSDLNPMPGSLEEIAEREIPISVRRNSSYYLKLQELQDEGYDLNIQLLPDELDTEATLVEVAQGNLMATVADDNMFDATNRYMDGLFPGPTIAEKDTIAWAIRDNAPDLENKMNQFLYKHFRFTEDRDRPRRSTFLNILRQRYFQEGPQIAQYYNPEWQYQTMGIISPYDEMIRSVADSMDVDWLMITAMIAQESEFNPNSKSWMGAVGLMQVIPRFVTTDYDDLYDPLTNIEEGVRIFKEHLNHYSYMDSTNQVAFALAAYNAGMGHVADARRLAIDQNKDPNEWENVADALLKLMQRRYYQQARHGFARGIETVQYVDEIMNRYRTYETIMALSERQQNRTLSGIIGNRNLNMP; encoded by the coding sequence ATGATACAATGTTACAAAAAAAGATCTCTTCGGAGATCGGTTGGAGAGTGTCTCACCATCTTTCTGTTTGCTGCAATGATCAGCTGTTCGACTGCTGAAGAGCAGGATCAAATTGCTGTTTCAGAGGCCGAAGAAACATTCCCTCAAACCATTATGGAACCGGTGGAACGTGATTTCGCCGATATCAAGCAGAGAGGGACATTCAGAATGATCACTTACTATAGTTCAAATACCTATTTTCTGAATCAGGGTATTGAAGTTGGTTTTGAATATGAGCTGATCCGTGAATTCACCCGTGAAAATGATCTGGCACTCGAAGTTGTCATAGTTGGTGCAGATGAAAATCCTTTTGAGCTTCTGAATAGCGGGGCGGGCGATGTGATTGCTGCGAATTATACGATTACCCCCGAACGCCGAGAGCTTGCTCAATTTACGCGCCCATACAATCTTGTAAATCAGTTACTGGTTTTTTCAAGTGATCTGAATCCGATGCCAGGTTCGCTTGAAGAGATCGCAGAACGAGAAATTCCTATTTCCGTTCGGAGAAACAGCTCATACTATCTCAAATTACAAGAATTACAGGATGAAGGGTATGACCTCAACATTCAGCTGCTCCCGGATGAACTTGATACGGAAGCAACTCTTGTTGAAGTAGCACAGGGTAACCTCATGGCTACGGTAGCTGACGATAATATGTTCGATGCTACCAACCGTTATATGGATGGATTATTTCCCGGGCCAACCATTGCAGAGAAAGACACGATCGCATGGGCAATCCGCGATAATGCTCCCGATCTTGAAAACAAGATGAACCAGTTTCTTTACAAACATTTTCGCTTTACAGAAGACCGTGATCGCCCCAGACGTTCTACATTCCTGAACATTTTAAGGCAGCGTTACTTCCAGGAAGGCCCACAAATTGCACAGTATTACAATCCAGAGTGGCAGTATCAAACCATGGGAATTATTTCTCCGTATGATGAGATGATTCGATCCGTGGCTGATTCAATGGATGTTGACTGGCTGATGATTACAGCCATGATAGCCCAGGAGTCTGAGTTTAACCCCAACAGTAAAAGCTGGATGGGTGCTGTTGGATTGATGCAGGTAATCCCGCGTTTTGTGACAACGGATTATGATGATCTGTACGATCCGCTTACCAATATTGAAGAGGGAGTTCGAATCTTTAAAGAGCACCTGAATCACTACTCTTATATGGACAGTACGAACCAGGTTGCCTTTGCACTTGCTGCTTACAATGCGGGAATGGGACACGTTGCTGATGCCCGGAGGCTGGCTATCGACCAAAATAAAGACCCCAATGAATGGGAAAACGTAGCAGATGCCTTACTAAAACTCATGCAGCGCAGATACTATCAACAGGCTCGACACGGCTTTGCAAGGGGTATTGAAACAGTTCAGTATGTGGATGAGATTATGAACCGGTACCGTACCTACGAGACGATTATGGCGCTGTCAGAGCGACAGCAGAACCGCACACTCTCCGGAATCATCGGGAACAGAAATCTTAATATGCCTTAA
- a CDS encoding GAF domain-containing SpoIIE family protein phosphatase, which translates to MNYSSQSSKQRSRLDLKTVLETSRVLIEAQDEQFVFENLLRIAMGKLLVTRAAILLHDSKTDQYNVSLAKGSAGLDVDRLNLNLSQKDLSASHLLISELIDNSNPLKTLYPDGALFNLRTSEQHLGFLVIQQKLTKTPFTPGELEFLESLCIISSSAVANSRMFNQLSQTNRKLDQRIHELNTLFDLSKEFNLLADRDKISRIFKFALMGQLFIRSFFLIYKTDRSAELLASSNFSDSITGSQLNSLFEETADITEVDDEITEKHPVLKNSDICSLVSISVQSKKVAVIGVGNRANRKPFTETDYNFLKSLSNLAVNSIQRTYLLEERIEKERMEEELSLAKSIQDKLLPDRIPEIEGIDLSAITVSSYQVGGDYYDIAETPDGNHIFAIADVTGKGFPASLLMANLQSMLHILLPFDITLSVATERINNLIYQNTPSDKFITFFWGKYHHRERMFRYVNAGHNPPLLLRDGEEQFRELSEGGLLLGAMESMMPYESTDVQLNSGDLVVCYTDGVNEAQAGSVEEEFGEERLKNVIRKNRDQSSGQIRDAIIEAVNEFAGSTQFDDLTLLIFKAY; encoded by the coding sequence GTGAACTATAGCAGCCAGAGTTCTAAACAGCGTTCCCGACTCGACCTGAAAACTGTATTGGAAACAAGCAGAGTTCTGATTGAAGCCCAGGACGAGCAGTTTGTGTTCGAAAATTTACTTCGAATCGCAATGGGTAAACTCCTCGTCACCCGGGCAGCTATCCTTTTGCACGACTCCAAAACGGATCAATACAACGTTTCTTTAGCAAAAGGCTCGGCAGGCCTCGATGTGGATAGATTGAATCTGAATCTTTCGCAAAAAGATCTTTCAGCTTCTCACTTGTTGATATCTGAGCTCATAGACAATTCCAATCCGCTTAAAACCTTATATCCCGACGGTGCACTTTTCAACCTGAGAACAAGCGAGCAGCATCTTGGATTTCTTGTCATTCAGCAGAAACTAACCAAAACGCCGTTTACGCCTGGAGAACTTGAGTTTCTCGAGAGCCTTTGTATTATATCGTCTTCTGCAGTTGCCAACAGCCGGATGTTCAATCAGCTTTCACAAACCAATCGAAAGCTCGATCAGCGTATTCATGAGCTGAATACACTATTTGACCTTTCTAAGGAATTTAACCTGCTGGCTGACAGAGATAAAATTTCGAGGATTTTTAAATTTGCCCTGATGGGGCAGCTTTTTATCCGGTCCTTTTTTCTGATTTACAAAACAGACCGCTCCGCAGAACTTCTCGCATCCAGCAATTTTTCCGATTCCATAACCGGCAGCCAGCTCAACTCTCTTTTTGAGGAAACAGCTGATATAACAGAAGTGGATGACGAGATTACAGAAAAACATCCGGTACTAAAAAATAGCGATATCTGTTCGCTGGTCAGTATATCGGTTCAAAGTAAAAAAGTTGCGGTGATCGGCGTGGGAAACCGGGCAAACCGCAAACCATTCACGGAGACGGATTACAACTTTTTGAAATCCCTTTCAAATCTCGCCGTGAATTCAATTCAGCGAACGTATTTGCTGGAAGAGAGAATTGAAAAGGAGCGTATGGAAGAAGAGCTTTCTCTCGCTAAATCGATACAGGATAAATTGCTGCCTGACCGAATTCCTGAAATTGAAGGAATTGATCTGTCAGCTATAACCGTGAGTTCGTACCAGGTTGGCGGCGATTATTACGATATTGCAGAAACTCCGGATGGAAACCACATCTTTGCGATTGCAGATGTTACCGGAAAAGGATTCCCCGCATCTCTTTTGATGGCGAACCTGCAGTCGATGTTACACATATTGCTGCCTTTTGATATTACACTTTCTGTTGCAACAGAACGGATAAACAATCTGATCTATCAAAATACGCCGAGCGATAAGTTTATCACATTTTTTTGGGGAAAGTATCACCACAGAGAACGAATGTTTCGATATGTGAATGCAGGGCATAATCCGCCTCTTTTGTTGCGCGATGGCGAAGAACAATTTCGAGAATTATCGGAAGGAGGCCTTTTATTGGGTGCAATGGAAAGCATGATGCCGTATGAATCCACGGATGTCCAGCTTAATTCCGGCGATTTGGTAGTCTGCTACACCGACGGCGTGAATGAAGCACAGGCAGGGAGCGTAGAGGAAGAGTTTGGGGAGGAACGCCTGAAGAATGTTATCCGGAAAAATCGCGATCAAAGTTCAGGTCAGATCAGAGATGCTATCATAGAGGCAGTAAATGAATTTGCCGGAAGCACCCAGTTTGATGATCTGACCTTACTGATATTTAAGGCATATTAA
- a CDS encoding DUF4293 family protein, producing MKYEFVSAEAALLPVAEINSSITNQHTKQIPNDLIQRPQSLFLASAFILNLIVFFTPIYRHAVNDPSAWIGTSFAVLLTASMLISLVAIFLYGNRINQLKWVKVATFIQIAALAVASAILFTMGGFGRFLWRETGSTGFILLALVALWQAGRFIKKDQELVESMDRIR from the coding sequence ATGAAGTATGAATTTGTTTCTGCTGAGGCTGCGTTATTGCCGGTAGCTGAAATAAACTCATCTATAACCAACCAGCACACAAAACAGATCCCTAACGATTTGATACAGAGACCACAATCCCTATTTCTCGCATCAGCCTTCATCCTGAACCTTATCGTTTTTTTTACACCTATCTACCGGCACGCGGTGAATGATCCATCTGCATGGATAGGAACCAGTTTTGCGGTACTTCTAACGGCCTCTATGCTGATCAGCCTTGTGGCTATTTTTCTCTATGGAAACCGCATCAACCAGCTTAAATGGGTGAAAGTTGCAACGTTCATTCAGATTGCTGCTCTTGCCGTTGCATCTGCAATATTGTTTACGATGGGAGGTTTTGGCCGGTTCCTCTGGAGAGAAACCGGAAGCACGGGCTTTATACTACTCGCGTTAGTGGCACTCTGGCAGGCCGGACGTTTTATCAAGAAAGACCAGGAGCTTGTTGAGTCGATGGACAGAATACGATAA
- a CDS encoding DMT family transporter encodes MAATEEAPLGKIILLLFVGLFTFGLAPILVRYATDIEPMALAALRTGFAVLCLLPFWLPKRESLSTLQSKGINHFLLVFAGISLGLHFSFWIASLHYTSVASASVLVTMHPVMLIVAERFIFGKNFKPIVWCGVFLSFTGSLLLGVADDASLTEFPDALLGNAFAFTAAVIFVVYFMLGRKIRQYTEWIDYVFYVYLYATLTCVILTIIWVGGLPYLSGTALIIGLALAVGPTILGHGSMNYAVKYVSPTLLSTLVLSEVIFAALLAYLFFNEIPTLFSMGAMVVIMIGVSFTWYRRVKKPTKPTG; translated from the coding sequence TTGGCAGCTACTGAAGAAGCCCCGCTCGGTAAAATCATTCTGTTGTTATTTGTCGGGCTGTTCACGTTTGGCCTCGCTCCAATTCTTGTCCGTTACGCGACCGACATTGAACCGATGGCACTTGCCGCACTTCGCACCGGCTTTGCCGTATTGTGCCTGCTGCCTTTCTGGCTTCCAAAGCGAGAATCCCTTTCCACGCTGCAGTCAAAAGGAATCAACCATTTTCTTCTTGTTTTCGCCGGTATTAGCCTGGGGCTCCATTTTTCATTCTGGATTGCCTCCCTTCACTACACCTCAGTTGCATCAGCATCTGTCCTGGTGACTATGCACCCGGTAATGCTCATTGTAGCCGAGAGATTTATTTTTGGAAAGAACTTCAAGCCTATTGTGTGGTGTGGGGTATTCCTCTCATTCACAGGCTCGCTGCTGCTTGGCGTGGCGGATGATGCCAGTTTAACTGAATTTCCGGATGCCCTGCTTGGAAATGCATTTGCTTTCACAGCCGCCGTCATATTTGTAGTCTATTTTATGCTCGGCAGAAAAATCCGGCAGTATACGGAATGGATCGATTATGTCTTTTATGTGTACCTCTACGCAACCCTAACCTGTGTTATACTTACGATTATTTGGGTAGGGGGATTGCCTTATCTGAGCGGCACTGCACTTATTATCGGACTCGCACTCGCCGTGGGTCCCACGATTCTGGGTCACGGATCAATGAACTACGCTGTTAAATACGTCTCCCCAACCCTTCTTTCGACCCTTGTACTTTCGGAAGTAATCTTTGCGGCACTGCTCGCATATCTCTTTTTTAATGAAATCCCAACACTATTCTCCATGGGCGCAATGGTTGTGATTATGATTGGGGTTTCCTTCACCTGGTACAGAAGAGTAAAAAAACCAACAAAACCAACAGGTTGA